AGCTGACCGAAAACACAGTTGCAGGATACAGCCAGAGCCTGGTCCAAGGTCAGATCCCCATGCGCATCGGGACAGGTGATGAGCTGATCGCCGATCATAACTTTTCCGCTGCAATGAAAGGTTCTGTTTTCCACTCCATCAATTTTTTCCAGGGCAGCCGTAGCTGTAATCAACTTAAAAGTAGATCCCGGAATAAATGTGGCGGAAAGCAGTCGATTCATATAAACGCCGTCATACGTTTTGTCTCCATCGTGAATAGTGGGAGGGGAGGCGGGATCGTAGGTCGGTGTACTGACCATGCAGATGATCTCCCCGGTTTTATAATTGTAAACTCCTACAGTACCTCTATGACCATTCAGTGCCTTATACGCTGTTTGGCATACGTCTGCATTTAATGTCAGATACAGGTCTCTTCCGCCGGGGAAAATGGGCTTAGCTCCTGTAATCACGTTGTACCCGGTCAATTTATCGGCAAACCGGGTCAATGCGCCGGTACCGATCATTCCGGTAGAGTCACCGACGGTATGCAGCGTGGCCTTTCGGATATAGGAGTTATTCGAGTATTTCCATTTATTGTCTGTACGGTCATATTCAGCGAGAACTTGACCTGTTTCATCCAGTATTCTGCCGGTGTTTAAAACCTTATTGGTGTATAAATGGCGGTTGGCTGAAAAAGCAGACCAAGTACTTCCTTCCATAAAAAATTTAACAGTAAAAATTCCTGTACCGGCAACTAAAGCCAGCGCAAGAAAAAAACATACTATTGTTCGGGAGGTTATTTTTTTCATGATCGATCCTCCTTTTCATCATCAAGCCGGTCAAACTGATCCAGAAAATCATTGATCTGGTGCTGCTTTGTCTCATCACTTTCCCGGTCTGTATCCATCTGGTCGAACTGTTTCAGGAAAGAATCGATGTCATTCTGG
This region of Aminipila luticellarii genomic DNA includes:
- a CDS encoding penicillin-binding transpeptidase domain-containing protein; the protein is MKKITSRTIVCFFLALALVAGTGIFTVKFFMEGSTWSAFSANRHLYTNKVLNTGRILDETGQVLAEYDRTDNKWKYSNNSYIRKATLHTVGDSTGMIGTGALTRFADKLTGYNVITGAKPIFPGGRDLYLTLNADVCQTAYKALNGHRGTVGVYNYKTGEIICMVSTPTYDPASPPTIHDGDKTYDGVYMNRLLSATFIPGSTFKLITATAALEKIDGVENRTFHCSGKVMIGDQLITCPDAHGDLTLDQALAVSCNCVFGQLAAEIGSDQLAEYVKKAGLTGSLSINGIHTAKSTFDFTYGGKGGLAWSGIGQGKDLVNPCALMVYSGAIANGGSAAKPQIISHTAFEKGVRTSLYLKHSTKKLIEEDTASKLADMMRNNVINQYGQGNFPGLTICAKSGTAQSDHTDEDNAWFTGFLQDPDHPYAFIVLVEEGGSGSKVAGKVANTVLQAAVKSE